The following are from one region of the Hydrogenimonas sp. SS33 genome:
- a CDS encoding phosphatase, with protein sequence MIAVDLGSNTFRAVEMACDTLEPAAEYEKIVRTADGLVETGKISDAAVERIVAAAREAKERLDFSQGVRAVTTEAIRRAANASEVLARIHERTGLRFETISGEEEARYTLLAVRTRLEKLSRESRRFLMVDIGGGSTEIAFFHEGRIATRSFPVGIVTLAQGYGTLEAIEAALPSLTAPMASYVEQMRAEGFRPRLFVPTAGTPTTVAAMKLGMTYATYDARRVNGTTLTPEELQRQFERLMSLDEAARTELVGVGREDLIAAGILIFRQLFAVTGFLEATVVDDGLREGVAIAACREMNGKQ encoded by the coding sequence ATGATCGCCGTCGACCTTGGGTCCAACACTTTCCGGGCCGTCGAGATGGCGTGCGACACTCTCGAACCGGCGGCGGAGTACGAGAAGATTGTCCGTACCGCCGACGGGCTGGTGGAGACGGGGAAGATTTCGGATGCGGCGGTGGAGCGGATTGTCGCGGCGGCACGGGAGGCGAAAGAGCGGCTCGACTTCTCCCAGGGGGTCAGGGCGGTGACGACGGAGGCGATCCGCCGGGCAGCCAACGCATCCGAGGTTCTTGCACGCATCCACGAGCGAACGGGCCTTCGGTTCGAGACGATCAGCGGCGAGGAGGAGGCCCGCTACACCCTTCTGGCGGTGCGGACACGCCTCGAAAAACTGAGCCGGGAGAGCCGGCGTTTTCTGATGGTGGACATCGGGGGCGGGTCGACGGAGATTGCCTTCTTTCATGAGGGGCGCATCGCCACCCGGAGTTTTCCGGTAGGCATCGTGACCCTCGCCCAGGGGTATGGAACGCTCGAAGCGATCGAAGCGGCCCTCCCTTCACTGACGGCGCCGATGGCATCCTATGTAGAACAGATGCGGGCGGAAGGTTTCCGGCCCCGGCTTTTCGTCCCCACCGCCGGCACCCCCACCACGGTGGCGGCCATGAAGCTGGGCATGACCTACGCCACCTACGATGCCCGCCGCGTCAACGGAACGACACTCACACCGGAAGAGCTGCAGCGGCAGTTTGAGAGGCTGATGTCACTCGATGAAGCGGCGAGAACAGAGCTGGTGGGCGTCGGACGGGAGGACCTGATCGCCGCGGGCATTCTCATTTTCCGGCAGCTTTTTGCCGTTACCGGCTTTCTGGAAGCGACGGTCGTGGACGACGGCCTGCGGGAAGGGGTCGCCATCGCGGCATGCAGAGAGATGAACGGTAAACAGTGA